The Serratia nematodiphila DZ0503SBS1 sequence GCTTCTTTCAACGCACATGCGCCCTTCACTCGCCCGCAAAAACATTAGAAACTATAACCATTAAAATAATTACCAAAAAATCAGAACCAGCACCACAAAATCAAAAAAATACAAAAATAACAACAAGTAATACATTAAATAACTTTCATCAAGCCAGAATCACCAAATTTCAACGCGGGTTGACCTGGATCATTTAGCGCCAAACAAGTAAGTAATCATAAACAAAAATCACTATATTCAACTGCTGATAGCGTCTAAAAACCTAAACCCAACCCTAAAGGAAACACGATGACGATTGGCAGCAGCTATAACTATCCCGCACAGCGCGCCGCACAACTGGCCGCCGCGCAAAAACTGCATACCTCCGGCGCCTGGGGCGGCCGTTATCCAAACCCGCCCGATTTGTCGTTCGATTACCGTCGGCTGGTAGAGCAAACCGGCGGTATTGCTCAGGCGACGGCGCCAGACCATAAAATCTGCATTATAGGCGCAGGCATCACCGGCCTGACGGCGGCGCGCGAACTGTATCGCTGTGGCTTCAATAACGTGACCGTCATGGAAGCGGGCGACCGCATCGCCGGCCGCCATTACACCATTACCGACGTCGCAAACCAGGGATTGGCAACCCGCTACGCCCCCTTCGAGATGGCGGCGATGCGCATGCCTTACTTTAATCTGGCCGGAGAAACGCCTGACGATGGCTGCTCGCTGCTGGCCTACTACGCCAGTGAATTTGGGCTTTCGATTCAAGATTTCCCCAACCCCGGCACGCGATGGGTCGCTTCAACCGGCATTTACCTGCAAGAAGGCTTGGTGCACGGCGGCGCTGAACCTATCATGCAGGTATGGGTCAACCCGGATGGCACGACGCCTCCGCCGACCGCTCAACTGCAGGCGGTATTCGACAAGTGGAAGACGTTTGAAAAACTAATGGTCGACAAAGTCAGTGAAACTTATGGTTCAGACGATTGGGAGGTCATGTGGCAAGCCATTGTCGAGACCTATTCCCGCACGGCCTTCCGCGACTTTGTCAAGGCGCCGGCCATCGAGCATTGGGATCCGGAGAACCCGGGAAACTTCGGCGGGCTGGCAATGAGCGATGAAGAGTCCAACATTTTTTACTCCATCGGCTTTGGCGATGGCAGTTGGGGCGCCTTCTACGATGTTTGCACCCTCTACCCCTTGCGCACGGCGATATTCGGTTTCGGCAGCCAGCTGCAACTCATCCACGGGCGTTATGATCCAGACGGTGCCTTTAATCCCGGCCCCTTTGCCGAGGCGCTGACGCTGCCGGATGCCTATGGCCGCCGTTTTGAAGGCCCCCGCTATCGTGGGGTGCGCACGTTTGACGACTGCATGCTATTCCTGCCGCCGCAGGGCAAGGCGCTGTCGTTTTATGAGCACGCCATGCAGCGCCAGGCCGGGTTTGGCACGCAGCAGCGCGTGAAGCGCATCGAGAAGCGGGAAAACGGCATTCGCGTTCACTATACCGTGGGCGCAGACACCGCAATGGCGTATGAAGATTTCGACTCGGTCGTGGTGACGGTGCCATCCTGGATCCTGGAAGTCGACGTGGAACTGCAAGGCTTCTCACCACAACAGTTACCGCAAACCATCACCCGCGCTTACAAAACCGCCCACTGGGAAACCAGCTGTAAAGTTTATGCGCCGTTGGATCCGACATTTTTCACCGATCCCGGCAATAAAATCCCTCAAATCCTGGTGACCGATACCTTCGTTCACGACGTTTACGCCTATCAATACAGCGTCGGCGGTTATGAAACACCCTGTATTCTTCTCAGCTATACTTGGGAAGACGACGCCACCAAGCTGGCGTCTTTCAGCGACGCCGCTCTGGTCGAAAAATGCGTGGCGGAGCTGGACCGCATCCTGTTGCGTTCACAAAATATCGGCCAACCTATTTCGCCCTACATTCAAACTGAGCACGCGCGCGTCGTACGTTGGATCACCGAGCCGAACTCGCTCGGCTGCGCTAAGCTTTACCGCGCAGGAACCTATGCCGATGCCATGAGCCTGCTGGCCTACAACCGCGATACCGCAGCGCACTCCGGGCTCTATTTGGCCGGCGAGTCTTTCTCCGTCGATGCCGGCTGGACGGAGCCTTCGCTGCGCGGCGCCATTGATACCATCATCAATCTTTGCAACAACACCGGCGCGCACTTCAACGGCGGATTCAGCATAGAAGATTACCCTCACTACCAAGTGTAATCGCATTACATTACGCAAGGCGATCTGCCGGATCGCCTTGCGCCGTCCACTCACCGCGCGGCGGCCAGGAGCTGCCGCGCCGCGTCGATCAGCAACCGATCCCTCCCTTTCGCCGCGATCAACTGACACCCCACAGGGAGCCCGTTCAGCCACCCGCACGGGATAGTGATCGCCGGCAGCCCCAGCAGATTCCATATGCTGGTCAGGCTGAGCAGTGCGTCGCGAACGCCGCAGACACGTCCGCCGAGAAACAGCGTCCGCGCATGCAACGCAGGCGCGCAAACGGGCACCGTCGGCATCAGCAGCACATCGCAGCATTCGAACACGCGCGCGAAACGGCGCGACAGCGCCTCGCGACGCGCCAGCGCACGCACATATTCCCATCCTCTGACCTCGCGCGAAGCGATGAGCCGCTGCAACACTTCGGGTTGAAAGCGCTCCGGCCACTCGGCCACGCGCTCGGCGTGCACCTCATAGGCCTCACTCTTTTGTATCTGCCCAAGAACCAGCTGCATCTCGCTTGCCCACGGGGCGATCTCGACGGCAGACGGCAACCTCCGCCCACAGGCTGCGCGCAGCCAAGCCTCCGCCAGCGCGACGACCTGCGGATCCTGCGGGCCAAAAGCCGCTGGCGGCACCCAATGCAGCCGCAGCCCAGCGACATCGGCCGCAGGCGATGGCGCATCGTCGGGCGCCAATATCGCGTAAACGGCGGCGACGTCGGCGGGAGAGCCGGCGATGATCCCCACATGATCCAGGCTGCGCGAGAGCGGAAAAACCCCCTCGGTTGAGATGGCGCCATAGCTGGGCTTAAACCCCACCGTGCCGGTCAACGCAGCGGGGATCCGCACCGAACCGCCGGTATCCGTACCCAACGCGACGGGCACGATGCCGGCGGCCACCGCAGCGGCGCTGCCGCAACTCGAGCCCCCCGTCATTTTCGACTTGTCCCAGGGATTACGGGTCGCCCCCTGCAAAGCGCAATCGCCGGTCGGACCATAGGCAAACTCGTGCGTCGTCGTCTTACCGAGTATGATGGCGCCGGCTTTTTTTAAGGCCGCAACGCAGTCGGCGTCCTGTTCCGGCACAAAGTCCCGAAAATGCGCGGACCCCATGGTCGTTGGCATACCGGCCGTCATAATGTTGTCCTTAATGCCGACGGGCACCCCGTGCAATATGCCCAAATCCTTCCCCGCCGCTAGCAGGGTATCCGCCTCGGCAGCGCTGCGCCGGGCCTGTTCCGCGGCGATATGGGTGAAGGTATTCAGCTCAGGCTCGATCGCGGCGATGCCGGCCAACGCGTGTTCTGTCAGCTCAACCGCGCTCGTTCGCCGGCTGCGCAGCGCCTGCGCCAGCTGTTCCAGGCTTTTCCCCGCGAAATAACCGTCTGTTAAAGCAACATTCGGAGTCGTTAGCGACATAATGAATTCCTACAGATAAAACGATGCACGCGGCCGTTAATGACCGCCGCTCCCCGGCAACAGCCCCAACGCCGGCACGATCAGCAACGTGCTGAACGCCATCGACAACACATTGCCCACATAAGGGTGAAAGTCCTTGGGCAAACGGCGAGAAAACGCCGCGGCCAAAGGAGGTCCCAACAGCGCCCCCAGCAAGGCTCCACCGACGATCGCCGTCGCGGTACCGCCGTAGGCCAACACGGCGGCCGGCGCCACCGACACCACCGGGATGTAGGTGGGATACCAGCCTTGGGCAATCCACTGACGGCGCCAGACCACGACAGCAATCGCGGCGGCCAGCGCCTGAGCCGTCAAGATTTCCGCCAGAAGTCCGGAACCGTAAGCGGGCGACAAGGCGTTCAGCGCGGTGGCCAACAATACCCCCGCAATGAGGCCGGCGCTCGCCCACTCGTTGCCGAAAAAAGGTGATTCGGTAAAGTCCGCCAGCATCCTGCGCACGGTCCAGACCGGCCCAAAAACCTGTTCGGGAGGCAGTGCGGCGACGATCTGCGGCGCGTTGTCGTGGGTCGTCAGCCACGGCAGGCGGCGATACAGCATAAACGCAACCACGCTTCCCAACGCCATGCCGCCAACGTTGCCGATCACGCCCGGCAGCGCCAACGGCGCAAAGACAAAATTAACCAACAACAGCGACGACGGCGTCACCAACAATGCCCCCAGCACCGCGCCAACGACGGTTATTTTCCATCCCCGGCCATACATCAGCACCGTCGCGGCCGGCAGTGAAACAAAGGCGACAAAGGTCGGTTGCCACCCTTGCCCGTCGCGGATCGTCCATCCCCATAACAGGTTGCTGAGCACCAATCCCAGCGTTGAACTGAGCAGCAGCCAGGGCCACAGCCCCGTCGCATAAGAAATGGCGAACCCCTGCCATTGACTGCCCCTGCGGCACGCCCGCCAGGCCAGCGCGCCGCCAGCCAACATGCCGAGAGAGGCCAGCTCATGTTTGTAGAACGTCGCCTCGCTCATATCCCCCAGCACCCACCTCAGCCAGGCTAACGGCGCCGGCCACTGCGCCAACATCGACGTGTAATCGGGCCAATGCGCCGTGCGCCCCACCGCCGTCGCCAGCTGCGCGGCGAGCGCCAATGCGGCCGCCAGCGCGGCGGCCGCCGCGATATTCAGCGCCACCGTCCCGCATTTTATTCCCCGGATTGAAACCGACCTGTTCTCCATAAGGGCCGCCTCACCGAGGGAACGCTGGATGAATGCGATAACCCAACATCGCGTCGTAAACATCGGTGCGGCGATCGCGATGCAGGTCGTTCAGGCTGTTCCAGATTGGTGCGCTGCGGGCCGCGCACAGATCGATATCCGCATATAAAATGGTTTCATCTTCCGCCGACGCGATCGCGCCGATCGGCCAACCGTTGGTGCCGGCAATCAGCGAACACCCCAGGAAACGTTCGCCGCGATCGCTCCCCACCCGATTCGCCGCAGCGATAAAGACATTGTTGACGTGTGCGGCGGTCATCGTCAGATAAGACGCCATACAGCGGCCGGCTTCATCAAACAGCGGCGGAGGCGTCCACACCCAGTTGTTCACGCTGCAAATGATATCTGCGCCTTGCTGCGCCAACAGGCGGGGCACCTCCGGGAACCAGATGTCCCAGCACACCAGCATGCCGATACGCCCTATCGGCGTATCGAACACCGGGAAACCCAAATTGCCTGGAGTAAACCACAGCTTTTCCAGATTCCACAGGTGCGCCTTGCGGTAGTGACCAATGAATCCGTCGGGGCCAACCAGCACGGCAGTGTCGTACAGCTGTGCGCCATCGCGCTCCGCCACGCCGGCGACCAGATAAACATCGTGCTTTCTGGCGAAGTCCATCCAAACCTGAACGCTGGGGCCGTTTGGCACCTCTTCTGCATGGTCGAACGCCTCTTGCCGGTGGGTAAACAGGTATCCGGTATTGGCCAGTTCGGGTAGCACGATCAAATTCGCCCCTGCCGCAGCGGCTTGCTGCGCCAGCCCCAGCCCGTATCGCAAGTTGCGTTCGCGGTTCTCCGTGCCCACCTGCGGATCGAACTGAACGACGGCAACCCGCACCGGACTGACACACGTTTTGTTATTCTCGTTCATTCTCTTTTCCCCGATTGTTTTTATCATCAACCCAAACGTTTGGGTTAACCAATACGCCTTTACCCAAACGTTTGGGTTTGCTAGGTTTATGATCGTAAGCCAACCAAGTCAATACGGGTTGTTGTTGTTTTGTTAAATAACGTGAGCCGCATCATGGTTAATAAATAAACAAGAGCCGTGTTGTGATCGAATTCGTGGCATGATGTCGAGGCTTGGCGGCATGCCGCCCTGCGCTGTTTCCGCCAATTCGCCCAGCCGAGAAGGAAAACATGGAGAACACCGATAAACCCATTACGCTGAAAGCGCTCGCCGCTCGCCTGGGCATGCATGTTTCCACCATTTCCCGCGTGTTGAACGGCTCGCAAGATGACGCCTCTCTGGCCGCCTCGCCGGAAACCGTGCAACGCATCAGACAGCTCGCCGCAGAATTGAACTATCGCCCCAACCCACACGCCACCAGCTTGAAAACGCAGCGCAGCCAGGTGATTGGCGTCCTGGTGCCTCGCCTTTCCGATCTGGTGCTGGCCACCATTTACGAGGGCATTGACGAGGCGGCGGCCAAAAACCGCATATCCACCTTTGTCTCCAATACCCACGATCGGCCGAACACGCAACAAGAGCGCGGGGAAATGGCGCTGGCCAGGCGGGTGGACGGCCTGATCATCGGTGACGCTCACCTGACGTCGGACAATCGTTTTCTGGCGGACATCGCCGCGCGAGGCGTGCCTTTCGTGCTGGTCAGTCGGCGCGCCGGCGAGCATTGCGCCGTCACGTGCGATGACTATCTCGGCGGTGAGCTGGCGGCGCGGCACCTGATCGAGCAAGGTCATCGCCGCATCGCCGTCGTCTCCGGCGAACCCTTCGCCAGCACCGGCCTGGATAGAACAGCCGGCTTTATCCGTTACTGCCGCCAGGCCGGCATTGAAATGCCGGACGCCAACATCATCCCCAGCCATTTCGATACAGCATCCGGCCACCAGGTCGGCATTTCGCTGCTCTCCGGGCCGCGGCCGCCAACCGCCGTTTTCGCCGTCAATGACTTTCTGGCGATTGGCTTAATGGGCGCTGCGCGAGACTGCGGATTGACGCCAGGCCGCGATATCGCCATCGTCGGCTTCAACGATACGCCGCTGGCCGCTCAGTTGCCGATCGCACTGAGCAGCGTGCGCTCGCCAATGCGGGATATGGGCTACCGCGCGATGGAATTGCTGTTGAAAAAAATGAAAGGAGAAACGCCGGCGTCGCTGAAGCTCGAGCCACGGTTGGTTATCAGGGAAAGTTCGCGCGGCGTGCCTGCCCGGTAATCAGGGCGAACGATGGCGGAAAATGGGGGCCCAAATGGGTGGGGACCCTGCCAGCTACATCCCGGCACACACGTCACCTGCTGCGGCTGCTTCCTTCCGGACCTGACCGAGTTCACAAGTTAGTGTTGCGGGAGAACCAACAGGGCCCCCATTGACGGCTTCTGTACTCCGAAGCGGTGGGCATTATCGGCGATGCCCCACCAAATAGCAAGCCAACCGGGGCCAACCGCTGTTTTCTTGCCCACCTGCATTGTGGCACACTCTTCGCCTGGGTTTTGACTCGTGCAGGAACAGCAATATGCAACCAGAAGACGCCTCTTTCAGCCAGCGGGTTTTCCATATCGTGGCCGCCATCCCGTTCGGCAAAGTCACCACTTACGGTGAAGTCGCCCGGCTGGCCGGCTCGCCGCGCGCCGCGCGTCAGGTTGGCGGCGTGCTGCGGCGTTTGCCGGAAGGCAGCGCACTGCCCTGGCACCGGGTGATCAACCGCCACGGACAGATCTCGCAGCAGGGGGAGGATTTTCAACGGCAACGGCAGGCACTGCTGGCGGAGGGGATAATTTTCGGCCCGCACAGCACGGTCGATTTCGAACGCTACGGCTGGCGCTGGTAAAACAAAACAGCCTTTGGCCGAAGCGCAAAGGCTGTTTATTTCATCTTGCTGTACCGCAGTAAGTTTACTGCATGGCGGTTGGCGCAGCCTGAATCGGCACACCCTGAACCGGAACCAGCAGCAGATCGGCGCGGGTGCCGTTGCGGTTAACCACTTCCTGGATGGTGTCGGTAATGAACATCAGGCGCCCGTTGACCGTCACCGCCGCGCTCAGAATGATGCGCGCATTCGGTTGGATGTCGGACGGGTTGTACGGCAGCGTAAAGCTGAATGGCGCCTGCTGCCCTTCAGTACGCACCGCGCGCTGTGCAATCACTTTGGACGGCGCATCTGCCAGCGAAGCGTCAGAGAGGGTGACCGTCAGTACGGCGTCCGGCGGCAGCGCAATGCGCTGACGTATATTAACCGAACCTGTCACCGCCGGGCCCTGAATCTGCGTTTGCGCAGCCGCCGGGTTACCGGCCGTCTGTGTAGGCACATCGGCACTCTTTTGCGCGCATCCTGCCAGCGTGATCGTCAGTGCCGCAGCACCGCCTACGATTTGCCAGAGTTTCATGGATCGGTCTCCTTTTTTATTATCAACATGTTGGTGGCTTTCACCACCTCACCTATTAAACCTAGCACAAAACACTGATAAATCCACTTTACCCCGCCTATTAATCACTTAAACAGCCCAAGGCGTCCATGATTAAGAGCATTCTCATCGGCCCCTTAACGCAAAATGTTGACGCCGCGCCGTGATATTCCGCACACTGCGCAAAATGATTATTAGAAAGGTAACAACTTTATGAGCCAGGCATTGCAAAACCTCCTCGATCTGCTGGATCTGGAGAAAATCGAAGAAGGGTTGTTCCGCGGTCAGAGTGAAGATCTGGGACTGCGCCAGGTGTTCGGCGGGCAGGTGGTCGGCCAGGCGTTGTACGCCGCCAAACAGACGGTGCCGGACGAACGCAGCGTGCATTCGTTCCACAGCTACTTCCTGCGCCCGGGTGACAGCAGCAAGCCTATCGTTTACGACGTGGAAACCCTGCGCGACGGCAACAGCTTCAGCGCGCGCCGCGTCAGCGCCATCCAGCACGGCAAACCTATCTTCTATATGACCGCCTCCTTCCAGAGTCCGGAAGCGGGTTTCGAGCATCAGAATCTGATGCCGGACGTGCCGCCGCCAGAGGGGCTGCTGTCTGAATCAGAGATCGCCCAGAAGCTGGCGCATATGCTGCCGGAAAAAGTGCGCGAAAAATTTATCGGCCAGAAGCCGATCGAAATGCGCCCGGTGAAATTCCATAACCCGCTGAAAGGCAGCGTGGAAGAACCGCATCGCTACGTGTGGTTCCGCGCCAACGGCAGCATGCCGGACGATCAGCGCATCCACCAATATCTGCTGGGCTACGCGTCGGACTTTAACTTCCTGCCGACGGCGCTGCAGCCGCACGGCGTCGGTTTCCTCGAGCCGGGCATGCAGGTGGCCACCATTGACCACTCAATGTGGTTCCACCGTCCGTTCCGCATGGATGACTGGCTGCTGTACGCGGTGGAGAGCTCCTCTGCCTCCGGCGCACGGGGCTTTGTGCGCGGCCAGATTTATACCCGCGACGGCGTACTGGTCGCCACCACCGTGCAGGAAGGGGTGATTCGCCAACGCGACGCCTGATCCGCAGCATAAAGAAAGGGGCGATGTTTCCATCGCCCCTTTTGGCTTCATCATTATTTTAGTCTTTAGCGCACTGCCCTGCTTTGAGCCTTACTGGTTGTAGGCGCTCTCGCCGTGGCTGTTGACGTCCAGCCCCTCGCGTTCCTGCTCCTCCGGCACTCTCAATCCAACCATGGCGCCCGCGATCTTGAAGGCGATAAAGGCGGCGACGCTCGACCACACCAGCGTGATCAGCACGCTCACCAGCTGGATCCAGACCTGATGGCCCATCGTCACCCCTTCGGCGTAACCGGTGCCGCCCAGTGAAGAGGCGGTGAACACCCCGGTCAACAGGCAGCCGACGATGCCGCACACCCCGTGCACACCGAACACGTCGCAGGTGTCGTCCACTTTCAGCCATTTTTTCAGCGTCACGACGCCCCACAGGCCGGCGACGCCGCCCACCAGGCCGATGATCAACGCCCCGCCCACGCCCACGGTGCCCGCCGCCGGCGTCACTGCTACCAGCCCGGCGATCATGCCGGAGCAGGCGCCCAGCAATGAAGGCTTGCCGCGCAGCACCCACTCGGCGAAGGTCCAGGAGAGAATGGCGCCCGCAGTGGCAACCACGGTGTTGAGGAATGCCAGAGCCGCAATGCCGTTGGCCGCGCTGGCGGAACCGGCATTGAAGCCGAACCAGCCGATATACAGGATAGACGCCCCGGTAAACACCATCGGCAGGTTGTGCGGTTTGAAGGCCTCTTTACCGAAGCCGGCGCGCTTGCCAATCAGGTAGGCGCCGATCAACCCGGCGCTGGCGGCGTTGATGTGCACCACGGTGCCGCCGGCGAAATCCAATGCGCCGTCGGCGGCCAGGTAACCGCCGCCCCACACCATGTGCGCGATCGGCAGATAAGACAGCGTGAACCACAGGATCGCGAAGATCAGCACCGCCGAGAAGCGAATGCGTTCGGCGAAGCCACCCACCACCAGCGCCACGGTGATACAGGCGAAGGAGGCCTGGAAGGCGACGTGGATCATCTGGCTGATGCTGCCGGTGACGCTGTCGATGCCGATGCCTTTCAGCATCGCCGTCTGGAATCCGCCGAACACCGCATTGCCCTCGCTGAACGCCAGGCTATAGCCATACAACACCCACAGCACGCAGACCAGCGCGAAGGTGACGGTGACCTGCGTCAGCATCGACAGCACGTTTTTGCCGCGCAGCAGGCCGCCGTAAAACAGCGCGATGCCGGGCAGCGTCATGAACAGCACCAACGCGGTGCAGATCATCATAAAGGCGTTGTCGGCCTTATCGGCGACCGCCGGGGCGGCCAGGGCCAAAGAAGGAACCAGGGTTACCGAACTCAGGCCCAACATGGATAACAGTCTTTTCATTATCAATCATCCCCATCACTTAACTGAGTTCGCGGTTAC is a genomic window containing:
- a CDS encoding flavin monoamine oxidase family protein is translated as MTIGSSYNYPAQRAAQLAAAQKLHTSGAWGGRYPNPPDLSFDYRRLVEQTGGIAQATAPDHKICIIGAGITGLTAARELYRCGFNNVTVMEAGDRIAGRHYTITDVANQGLATRYAPFEMAAMRMPYFNLAGETPDDGCSLLAYYASEFGLSIQDFPNPGTRWVASTGIYLQEGLVHGGAEPIMQVWVNPDGTTPPPTAQLQAVFDKWKTFEKLMVDKVSETYGSDDWEVMWQAIVETYSRTAFRDFVKAPAIEHWDPENPGNFGGLAMSDEESNIFYSIGFGDGSWGAFYDVCTLYPLRTAIFGFGSQLQLIHGRYDPDGAFNPGPFAEALTLPDAYGRRFEGPRYRGVRTFDDCMLFLPPQGKALSFYEHAMQRQAGFGTQQRVKRIEKRENGIRVHYTVGADTAMAYEDFDSVVVTVPSWILEVDVELQGFSPQQLPQTITRAYKTAHWETSCKVYAPLDPTFFTDPGNKIPQILVTDTFVHDVYAYQYSVGGYETPCILLSYTWEDDATKLASFSDAALVEKCVAELDRILLRSQNIGQPISPYIQTEHARVVRWITEPNSLGCAKLYRAGTYADAMSLLAYNRDTAAHSGLYLAGESFSVDAGWTEPSLRGAIDTIINLCNNTGAHFNGGFSIEDYPHYQV
- a CDS encoding amidase, which gives rise to MSLTTPNVALTDGYFAGKSLEQLAQALRSRRTSAVELTEHALAGIAAIEPELNTFTHIAAEQARRSAAEADTLLAAGKDLGILHGVPVGIKDNIMTAGMPTTMGSAHFRDFVPEQDADCVAALKKAGAIILGKTTTHEFAYGPTGDCALQGATRNPWDKSKMTGGSSCGSAAAVAAGIVPVALGTDTGGSVRIPAALTGTVGFKPSYGAISTEGVFPLSRSLDHVGIIAGSPADVAAVYAILAPDDAPSPAADVAGLRLHWVPPAAFGPQDPQVVALAEAWLRAACGRRLPSAVEIAPWASEMQLVLGQIQKSEAYEVHAERVAEWPERFQPEVLQRLIASREVRGWEYVRALARREALSRRFARVFECCDVLLMPTVPVCAPALHARTLFLGGRVCGVRDALLSLTSIWNLLGLPAITIPCGWLNGLPVGCQLIAAKGRDRLLIDAARQLLAAAR
- a CDS encoding nitrilase family protein, whose amino-acid sequence is MNENNKTCVSPVRVAVVQFDPQVGTENRERNLRYGLGLAQQAAAAGANLIVLPELANTGYLFTHRQEAFDHAEEVPNGPSVQVWMDFARKHDVYLVAGVAERDGAQLYDTAVLVGPDGFIGHYRKAHLWNLEKLWFTPGNLGFPVFDTPIGRIGMLVCWDIWFPEVPRLLAQQGADIICSVNNWVWTPPPLFDEAGRCMASYLTMTAAHVNNVFIAAANRVGSDRGERFLGCSLIAGTNGWPIGAIASAEDETILYADIDLCAARSAPIWNSLNDLHRDRRTDVYDAMLGYRIHPAFPR
- a CDS encoding LacI family DNA-binding transcriptional regulator, which gives rise to MENTDKPITLKALAARLGMHVSTISRVLNGSQDDASLAASPETVQRIRQLAAELNYRPNPHATSLKTQRSQVIGVLVPRLSDLVLATIYEGIDEAAAKNRISTFVSNTHDRPNTQQERGEMALARRVDGLIIGDAHLTSDNRFLADIAARGVPFVLVSRRAGEHCAVTCDDYLGGELAARHLIEQGHRRIAVVSGEPFASTGLDRTAGFIRYCRQAGIEMPDANIIPSHFDTASGHQVGISLLSGPRPPTAVFAVNDFLAIGLMGAARDCGLTPGRDIAIVGFNDTPLAAQLPIALSSVRSPMRDMGYRAMELLLKKMKGETPASLKLEPRLVIRESSRGVPAR
- a CDS encoding MGMT family protein, with translation MQPEDASFSQRVFHIVAAIPFGKVTTYGEVARLAGSPRAARQVGGVLRRLPEGSALPWHRVINRHGQISQQGEDFQRQRQALLAEGIIFGPHSTVDFERYGWRW
- a CDS encoding YbaY family lipoprotein, yielding MKLWQIVGGAAALTITLAGCAQKSADVPTQTAGNPAAAQTQIQGPAVTGSVNIRQRIALPPDAVLTVTLSDASLADAPSKVIAQRAVRTEGQQAPFSFTLPYNPSDIQPNARIILSAAVTVNGRLMFITDTIQEVVNRNGTRADLLLVPVQGVPIQAAPTAMQ
- the tesB gene encoding acyl-CoA thioesterase II; this translates as MSQALQNLLDLLDLEKIEEGLFRGQSEDLGLRQVFGGQVVGQALYAAKQTVPDERSVHSFHSYFLRPGDSSKPIVYDVETLRDGNSFSARRVSAIQHGKPIFYMTASFQSPEAGFEHQNLMPDVPPPEGLLSESEIAQKLAHMLPEKVREKFIGQKPIEMRPVKFHNPLKGSVEEPHRYVWFRANGSMPDDQRIHQYLLGYASDFNFLPTALQPHGVGFLEPGMQVATIDHSMWFHRPFRMDDWLLYAVESSSASGARGFVRGQIYTRDGVLVATTVQEGVIRQRDA
- the amtB gene encoding ammonium transporter AmtB, which translates into the protein MKRLLSMLGLSSVTLVPSLALAAPAVADKADNAFMMICTALVLFMTLPGIALFYGGLLRGKNVLSMLTQVTVTFALVCVLWVLYGYSLAFSEGNAVFGGFQTAMLKGIGIDSVTGSISQMIHVAFQASFACITVALVVGGFAERIRFSAVLIFAILWFTLSYLPIAHMVWGGGYLAADGALDFAGGTVVHINAASAGLIGAYLIGKRAGFGKEAFKPHNLPMVFTGASILYIGWFGFNAGSASAANGIAALAFLNTVVATAGAILSWTFAEWVLRGKPSLLGACSGMIAGLVAVTPAAGTVGVGGALIIGLVGGVAGLWGVVTLKKWLKVDDTCDVFGVHGVCGIVGCLLTGVFTASSLGGTGYAEGVTMGHQVWIQLVSVLITLVWSSVAAFIAFKIAGAMVGLRVPEEQEREGLDVNSHGESAYNQ